Proteins encoded in a region of the Orcinus orca chromosome 8, mOrcOrc1.1, whole genome shotgun sequence genome:
- the LOC101290234 gene encoding folate receptor alpha isoform X1: MAWRMTQLLLLALVAAARGAQPRISQARTDRLNVCMDAKHHKTKPGPEDKLHDQCSPWKKNACCSVNTSQEAHKDISYLYRFNWDHCGKMKPACKRHFIQDTCLYECSPNLGPWIQEVNQSWRKERFLNVPLCKEDCQIWWEDCRTSYTCKTNWHKGWNWTSGYNQCPVRAACHRFDFYFPTPAALCNEIWSHSYKVSNYGRGSGRCIQMWFDPAQGNPNEEVARFYAETTNSGAMPQGIGPLLLNLTQILQRWFLG; this comes from the exons ATGGCCTGGCGGATGACACAGTTGCTGCTTCTGGCTTTGGTGGCTGCTGCACGGGGTGCCCAGCCCAGGATTTCACAGGCCAGGACAGACCGGCTCAACGTCTGCATGGATGCCAAGCACCACAAGACAAAGCCAGGCCCTGAGGACAAGCTACATGACCAG TGCAGTCCCTGGAAGAAGAACGCCTGCTGCTCCGTCAACACCAGCCAAGAAGCCCATAAGGATATTTCCTACCTGTACAGATTCAACTGGGACCACTGTGGCAAGATGAAGCCCGCCTGCAAGCGCCACTTCATTCAGGACACCTGCCTCTACGAGTGCTCGCCTAACCTGGGGCCCTGGATCCAGGAG GTGAACCAGAGCTGGCGCAAAGAACGGTTCCTGAACGTGCCCCTCTGCAAAGAGGACTGTCAGATCTGGTGGGAAGACTGCCGCACCTCCTACACCTGCAAGACCAACTGGCACAAGGGCTGGAACTGGACCTCAG GGTATAACCAGTGCCCAGTGAGAGCTGCCTGCCACCGCTTTGACTTCTACTTCCCCACGCCTGCTGCTCTGTGCAATGAAATCTGGAGTCACTCCTACAAAGTCAGCAACTATGGCCGGGGCAGCGGCCGCTGCATCCAGATGTGGTTCGACCCGGCCCAGGGCAACCCCAACGAGGAGGTGGCGAGGTTCTACGCTGAGACCACAAATTCTGGGGCCATGCCCCAGGGGATTGGACCTCTCCTGCTCAACCTGACCCAGATACTGCAACGCTGGTTCCTTGGCTAA
- the LOC101290234 gene encoding folate receptor alpha isoform X2 has product MAWRMTQLLLLALVAAARGAQPRISQARTDRLNVCMDAKHHKTKPGPEDKLHDQCSPWKKNACCSVNTSQEAHKDISYLYRFNWDHCGKMKPACKHHFIQDTCLYECSPNLGPWIQEVNQSWRKERFLNVPLCKEDCQIWWEDCRTSYTCKTNWHKGWNWTSGYNQCPVRAACHRFDFYFPTPAALCNEIWSHSYKVSNYGRGSGRCIQMWFDPAQGNPNEEVARFYAETMSGAGLHEAWPLRFGLVLMLLWLLN; this is encoded by the exons ATGGCCTGGCGGATGACACAGTTGCTGCTTCTGGCTTTGGTGGCTGCTGCACGGGGTGCCCAGCCCAGGATTTCACAGGCCAGGACAGACCGGCTCAACGTCTGCATGGATGCCAAGCACCACAAGACAAAGCCAGGCCCTGAGGACAAGCTACATGACCAG TGCAGTCCCTGGAAAAAGAACGCCTGCTGCTCCGTCAATACCAGCCAAGAAGCCCATAAGGATATTTCCTACCTGTACAGATTCAACTGGGACCACTGTGGCAAGATGAAGCCCGCCTGCAAACACCACTTCATTCAGGACACCTGCCTCTACGAGTGCTCGCCTAACCTGGGGCCCTGGATCCAGGAG GTGAACCAGAGCTGGCGCAAAGAACGGTTCCTGAACGTGCCCCTCTGCAAAGAGGACTGTCAGATCTGGTGGGAAGACTGCCGCACCTCCTACACCTGCAAGACCAACTGGCACAAGGGCTGGAACTGGACCTCAG GGTATAACCAGTGCCCAGTGAGAGCTGCCTGCCACCGCTTTGACTTCTACTTCCCCACGCCTGCTGCTCTGTGCAATGAAATCTGGAGTCACTCCTACAAAGTCAGCAACTATGGCCGGGGCAGCGGCCGCTGCATCCAGATGTGGTTCGACCCGGCCCAGGGCAACCCCAACGAGGAGGTGGCAAGGTTCTACGCTGAGACCATGAGTGGGGCTGGGCTCCATGAGGCCTGGCCTCTGCGTTTCGGCCTGGTCCTAATGTTGCTCTGGCTGCTCAACTGA
- the LOC101290234 gene encoding folate receptor alpha isoform X3, with translation MAWKTTWLLFLLVGVVAVWTARPRTELLNVCMNAKHHKEKPGPEDKLHEQCSPWKKNACCSVNTSQEAHKDISYLYRFNWDHCGKMKPACKHHFIQDTCLYECSPNLGPWIQEVNQSWRKERFLNVPLCKEDCQIWWEDCRTSYTCKTNWHKGWNWTSGYNQCPVRAACHRFDFYFPTPAALCNEIWSHSYKVSNYGRGSGRCIQMWFDPAQGNPNEEVARFYAETMSGAGLHEAWPLRFGLVLMLLWLLN, from the exons ATGGCCTGGAAGACAACGTGGCTACTGTTCCTTTTGGTAGGGGTGGTTGCCGTATGGACAGCCCGGCCCAGGACTGAGCTTCTCAATGTCTGCATGAATGCCAAGCACCATAAGGAAAAGCCAGGTCCTGAAGACAAGCTACATGAGCAG TGCAGTCCCTGGAAAAAGAACGCCTGCTGCTCCGTCAATACCAGCCAAGAAGCCCATAAGGATATTTCCTACCTGTACAGATTCAACTGGGACCACTGTGGCAAGATGAAGCCCGCCTGCAAACACCACTTCATTCAGGACACCTGCCTCTACGAGTGCTCGCCTAACCTGGGGCCCTGGATCCAGGAG GTGAACCAGAGCTGGCGCAAAGAACGGTTCCTGAACGTGCCCCTCTGCAAAGAGGACTGTCAGATCTGGTGGGAAGACTGCCGCACCTCCTACACCTGCAAGACCAACTGGCACAAGGGCTGGAACTGGACCTCAG GGTATAACCAGTGCCCAGTGAGAGCTGCCTGCCACCGCTTTGACTTCTACTTCCCCACGCCTGCTGCTCTGTGCAATGAAATCTGGAGTCACTCCTACAAAGTCAGCAACTATGGCCGGGGCAGCGGCCGCTGCATCCAGATGTGGTTCGACCCGGCCCAGGGCAACCCCAACGAGGAGGTGGCAAGGTTCTACGCTGAGACCATGAGTGGGGCTGGGCTCCATGAGGCCTGGCCTCTGCGTTTCGGCCTGGTCCTAATGTTGCTCTGGCTGCTCAACTGA